A section of the Leptotrichia sp. HSP-342 genome encodes:
- a CDS encoding MerT protein, whose translation MEKNENKFMSKAKSFLGLILFTIIYIFLQKIISAAFFLFLMAFMISYGNTIEILMIPLIIALAFVYYFGYLSKDFFQKINKLFISGVMIIILLYFIYKIFNNNEFEAGQTTVYIFCTISHISYTIGAFHSDKVKKILDRIKFKRK comes from the coding sequence ATGGAAAAAAATGAAAATAAATTTATGTCAAAAGCAAAAAGTTTTTTAGGATTAATTTTATTTACGATAATTTATATTTTTCTTCAAAAAATTATATCAGCAGCTTTTTTTCTATTTTTAATGGCTTTTATGATTTCTTATGGAAATACAATTGAAATATTGATGATTCCCTTGATAATAGCGCTTGCATTTGTGTATTATTTTGGATATTTGAGTAAAGATTTTTTTCAAAAAATAAATAAATTATTTATAAGTGGTGTGATGATTATAATTTTACTTTACTTTATATATAAAATTTTTAATAATAATGAATTTGAGGCGGGACAGACAACAGTATATATTTTTTGTACAATCTCACATATCTCATATACAATTGGAGCATTTCATAGCGATAAAGTCAAGAAAATATTAGACAGAATAAAATTCAAAAGAAAATAA
- a CDS encoding sodium:proton symporter: MKKNTNKLVRKPNNFLGLILFTIIYFLVQNVIYPLLGFLFWFSFMLIFGGIADALGILKIKEIQVILTYLFYCVCLVILSGFMCYLGYLCKDFLGKMNKIGLNTVMIVILIYFLYKTVAGDQNSIIDALIDEKKYIFCTIFHISYIMGAFHSDKVKKILDRIKFKRKNK, encoded by the coding sequence ATGAAAAAAAATACAAATAAACTTGTGAGAAAACCGAATAATTTTTTAGGATTAATTTTATTTACGATAATTTATTTTTTAGTTCAGAATGTGATATATCCGCTATTAGGATTTTTATTCTGGTTTTCTTTCATGCTGATTTTTGGAGGAATAGCAGATGCTTTGGGAATTTTAAAAATAAAAGAAATTCAAGTTATTTTAACTTATCTATTTTATTGTGTTTGTTTGGTAATATTATCTGGATTTATGTGTTATTTAGGATATTTATGTAAAGATTTTCTAGGAAAAATGAATAAAATAGGATTAAATACCGTAATGATTGTAATATTGATTTATTTTTTGTACAAAACTGTTGCTGGAGATCAAAATTCAATAATTGATGCTTTAATAGATGAGAAAAAGTATATATTTTGTACTATATTTCATATTTCGTATATAATGGGAGCATTTCATAGCGATAAAGTCAAAAAAATATTAGATAGAATAAAATTTAAAAGAAAAAATAAATAA
- a CDS encoding MerT protein, protein MKINENKFMSKAKGFLVLVLFTVIYFFFQKTIYPALALLFWLVFAMPLAGIIINALEFLHLPQVAMTTIAVVISGIALIMVLMLVFYLGYLCSKFLKKMDKTILGCVMTAILIYFLYKVFTETDESTAMFAPTAREIHIFCTASHIFYTVGVFFSDKVKKVLDRMKSKRKK, encoded by the coding sequence ATGAAAATAAATGAAAATAAATTTATGTCAAAAGCGAAAGGTTTTTTAGTATTAGTTTTATTTACAGTAATTTACTTTTTCTTTCAGAAAACAATATATCCGGCATTGGCACTTTTGTTCTGGCTGGTTTTTGCGATGCCGTTAGCAGGAATTATTATTAATGCTCTGGAATTTTTACATCTTCCGCAAGTGGCTATGACCACTATTGCTGTTGTAATTTCGGGAATTGCTTTAATAATGGTTCTTATGCTTGTGTTTTACTTAGGATATTTGTGCAGTAAATTTTTGAAAAAAATGGATAAAACGATATTAGGCTGTGTAATGACAGCGATTTTAATCTATTTTTTGTATAAAGTTTTTACAGAAACAGATGAAAGTACAGCAATGTTTGCGCCGACAGCACGGGAAATACATATTTTCTGTACAGCATCACATATTTTTTACACAGTTGGAGTATTTTTTAGTGATAAAGTCAAGAAAGTTTTGGACAGAATGAAATCTAAAAGAAAAAAATAA
- a CDS encoding MerT protein — translation MEKNENKFMSKAKSFLALVLFTVIYFFFQKTIYPALAFLFWLIFGISFSAILFNSLTLLNLPEWLTIFFNISFSVIALITVLGFIFYLGYFLCSEFLKKMNKTLLVSVMIAILIYFLYKIFTEPNEDTTMFAPTQREIYIFCTASHIFYTIGVFFSDKVKKILDRIKFKRKNK, via the coding sequence ATGGAAAAAAATGAAAATAAATTTATGTCAAAAGCAAAAAGCTTTTTAGCATTAGTTTTATTTACAGTGATTTACTTTTTCTTTCAGAAAACAATATATCCAGCATTGGCATTTTTGTTTTGGTTAATTTTTGGAATTTCGTTTAGTGCAATACTTTTTAATAGTTTGACACTTTTAAATCTTCCAGAATGGCTTACGATTTTTTTTAATATAAGTTTTTCTGTAATTGCTTTAATAACAGTACTTGGATTTATATTTTATTTAGGATATTTCTTATGTAGTGAATTTTTGAAAAAAATGAATAAAACTTTGTTAGTTAGTGTAATGATAGCGATTTTAATTTATTTTCTGTATAAAATTTTTACAGAACCTAATGAAGATACAACAATGTTTGCACCAACACAGCGTGAAATTTATATTTTCTGTACAGCATCACATATTTTTTATACAATCGGAGTATTTTTTAGTGATAAAGTCAAAAAAATATTAGATAGAATAAAATTTAAAAGAAAAAATAAATAA
- a CDS encoding MerR family transcriptional regulator: MKKNEQKIMQIKEFSEKTGLTPYTIRFYEKKELFRVKRDEKNRRIYDETDIEWIKMLKRLKDMGMKLSEIKKYSDLRYEGNGTIKERIKILTNHKKYVNVEIEKWQKYLQNLDDKLEIYESFLKSNKD; encoded by the coding sequence ATGAAAAAGAATGAACAAAAAATAATGCAAATAAAGGAATTTTCAGAAAAAACAGGCTTAACTCCATATACAATAAGGTTTTATGAAAAAAAGGAGCTATTTCGTGTCAAAAGAGATGAGAAAAATAGAAGAATATACGATGAAACTGACATTGAATGGATAAAAATGTTAAAAAGATTAAAAGATATGGGAATGAAATTGAGCGAAATTAAGAAATATTCAGATTTACGATATGAAGGGAATGGAACGATAAAAGAAAGAATAAAAATTTTGACAAATCATAAAAAATATGTAAACGTAGAAATTGAAAAGTGGCAAAAATATTTACAAAATCTTGATGATAAACTTGAGATTTATGAGAGTTTTTTAAAAAGTAATAAAGATTAG
- a CDS encoding SDR family NAD(P)-dependent oxidoreductase, whose product MKTKYTVITGASSGIGRAMALKFAERNKNLILIARRENLLKDLKSEILKKNPNLDVLVIDFDLTDVGKIPELYSKLKNYHIETLINNAGFGMYGDVKEQSLNKISDMLHLNVEALTLLSSLYVQDYHNEKGSQLINISSAGGYTIVPNAIVYCATKFYVNAFTEGLALELKQNNAQLKAKVLAPAATKTNFGNIATGKTNFDYDKSYPNYHTSEEMANFLIQLYESDKTVGYISRETFEFNLSDGFFQNAFSSKNNVKF is encoded by the coding sequence ATGAAAACCAAATATACTGTTATAACAGGAGCAAGTTCGGGAATAGGTAGAGCTATGGCTCTAAAATTTGCAGAAAGAAATAAAAATCTTATTCTGATTGCACGCAGAGAGAATTTACTAAAAGACTTAAAAAGCGAAATTTTGAAGAAAAATCCTAATTTGGACGTTCTTGTAATAGATTTTGACTTAACTGATGTCGGTAAAATCCCTGAACTATATTCAAAATTAAAAAATTATCACATTGAAACTTTAATAAACAATGCAGGTTTTGGAATGTATGGAGATGTAAAAGAGCAGTCTTTAAATAAAATTTCAGATATGCTTCATCTCAATGTAGAGGCATTAACTTTGCTATCTTCTTTATACGTCCAAGATTACCACAACGAAAAAGGCTCCCAATTAATCAATATCTCCTCAGCAGGAGGCTACACAATCGTTCCAAACGCAATTGTCTACTGTGCCACAAAATTTTATGTAAACGCCTTCACAGAAGGACTTGCACTAGAATTAAAGCAAAACAACGCACAATTAAAAGCAAAAGTCCTAGCACCCGCCGCAACCAAAACTAACTTTGGAAATATCGCAACTGGTAAAACTAATTTTGATTATGATAAATCTTATCCAAACTATCATACATCCGAAGAAATGGCAAATTTTCTCATTCAACTTTACGAAAGCGACAAAACTGTAGGTTACATCAGCCGTGAAACTTTTGAATTTAACTTATCTGATGGATTTTTTCAAAATGCATTTAGTTCTAAAAATAATGTGAAATTTTAA
- a CDS encoding DEAD/DEAH box helicase family protein: MIGLKLKDFQEKAVDFLFDKTTDIKSKRRILLQSPTGSGKTIILIGYVERYLNYKGDDIICWFCPGKGELEEQSKEKMEKFAPNLKTGDIFDILNNGFEQGTSYFINWETITKKDNKAIRESERKNLFERIKEAHNQNLKFIVIIDEEHQNNTLKVKDILDSISAEYEIRVSATPNKRIVGEFHEILETDVINEELITKAMYINEDLENIELKNFEHETMILLEKADEKRKNILQEYKNENEDINPLVLIQFPNLNDELIEKVERKLEEMGYSYDNGLVASWFSADTKEDKKRKSKKLGKINIGNSVEESITKNNAKPVFLLFKQALSTGWDCPRAKVLIKLRENMNETFEIQTLGRLRRMPKAKHYGKEILDCSYLYTFDEEYKRSVIAAKEGFETKRLFLKKEPKSIRLKKEIKNLDGNYVDEKLVRNKIFEYLKEKYKLTTSKIENRKKLSNYGFEIGTVLKREYLSGRFRIFNEIAKIKKGQNEIQIEVNTYAHGIELRPKIDRLKKVLGISYGKTLQLLQLLFYKDFKNSQYNLLNLNLREFYAFIINNADILKNDFLEFDVKISHQFQILNIKTVEFFIPEEEHYKFIPFEKNIRIYDSNVYENYDTSMITEDFRSKSERLFERYCENNPKIKNVYKNGDSGQQYLSIVYTTNMGKQRSFYPDYIVQLNNDKIWLIETKGGESKGQDKNIDEYVENKFSALKHFSEKYGYNFGFVRDKDEELYFNNTKYEKELSKDNWKFIDEIFDGI, translated from the coding sequence ATGATAGGATTAAAATTAAAAGATTTTCAAGAAAAAGCTGTTGATTTTTTATTTGACAAAACAACAGACATTAAATCAAAAAGAAGGATATTATTACAAAGCCCTACGGGAAGTGGAAAGACTATAATATTAATTGGTTATGTTGAGAGATATTTAAATTATAAAGGTGATGACATTATTTGCTGGTTTTGTCCTGGAAAAGGTGAATTAGAAGAACAGTCAAAAGAAAAAATGGAAAAATTTGCACCAAATTTAAAAACAGGAGATATTTTTGATATTTTGAATAATGGATTTGAGCAAGGAACAAGTTATTTTATAAATTGGGAAACGATAACAAAAAAAGATAATAAAGCTATTAGAGAAAGCGAAAGGAAAAATTTATTTGAAAGAATAAAAGAAGCACATAATCAAAATTTAAAATTTATTGTTATAATAGATGAAGAACATCAAAATAATACTTTAAAAGTAAAAGATATTTTAGATAGTATTTCTGCTGAATATGAAATAAGAGTATCTGCAACTCCGAATAAACGAATTGTAGGAGAATTTCATGAAATTTTGGAAACAGATGTTATAAATGAGGAATTAATAACAAAAGCAATGTATATAAATGAAGATTTAGAAAATATTGAATTGAAGAATTTTGAACATGAAACAATGATTTTACTAGAAAAAGCAGATGAGAAAAGAAAAAATATCTTGCAGGAATATAAAAATGAAAATGAAGATATAAATCCTTTAGTATTAATTCAGTTTCCTAATTTGAACGATGAATTAATAGAAAAAGTTGAAAGAAAATTAGAGGAAATGGGGTATTCATACGATAACGGTTTAGTTGCAAGTTGGTTTAGTGCTGATACCAAAGAAGATAAAAAAAGAAAATCAAAAAAATTGGGAAAAATAAACATTGGAAATTCAGTAGAGGAAAGTATTACAAAAAATAATGCAAAACCAGTATTTTTATTATTTAAACAGGCATTATCAACAGGATGGGACTGTCCAAGAGCGAAAGTTTTAATTAAATTAAGAGAAAATATGAATGAAACTTTTGAAATACAGACTTTGGGAAGATTGAGAAGAATGCCAAAAGCTAAACATTATGGAAAAGAAATATTGGATTGTTCATATTTGTATACTTTTGATGAAGAATACAAGCGTAGTGTAATAGCTGCAAAAGAAGGATTTGAAACAAAAAGATTATTTTTGAAAAAAGAACCCAAAAGTATAAGATTAAAAAAAGAAATTAAAAATTTAGATGGAAATTATGTAGATGAAAAATTAGTAAGAAATAAAATTTTTGAATATTTAAAAGAAAAATATAAACTAACTACTTCAAAAATAGAAAATAGAAAAAAATTAAGTAATTACGGATTTGAGATAGGAACTGTATTAAAAAGAGAATATTTGAGTGGAAGATTTAGAATATTTAATGAAATTGCTAAAATAAAAAAGGGACAAAATGAGATACAAATTGAAGTAAATACATATGCTCATGGTATAGAACTGCGACCAAAGATTGATAGATTAAAAAAGGTGTTAGGAATAAGTTATGGAAAAACTTTGCAATTACTACAACTATTATTTTATAAAGATTTCAAAAATTCTCAGTATAACTTATTAAATTTAAATTTGAGAGAATTTTATGCATTTATAATAAATAATGCGGATATTTTAAAAAATGATTTTCTAGAATTTGATGTTAAAATATCACATCAATTTCAAATTCTAAATATTAAAACAGTAGAGTTTTTTATACCAGAAGAAGAACATTATAAATTTATACCTTTCGAGAAAAATATAAGAATTTATGATAGTAATGTATATGAAAATTATGATACTTCTATGATAACAGAAGATTTTAGATCAAAATCTGAAAGATTATTTGAAAGGTATTGTGAAAATAATCCAAAAATAAAAAATGTATATAAAAATGGAGACTCAGGACAGCAATATTTATCTATAGTATATACAACAAATATGGGAAAACAAAGAAGTTTTTATCCAGATTATATAGTCCAGCTAAATAATGATAAAATTTGGTTAATTGAGACAAAAGGAGGAGAAAGTAAAGGACAAGATAAAAATATAGATGAATATGTAGAAAATAAATTTTCAGCTCTAAAACATTTTTCAGAAAAATATGGATATAATTTTGGATTTGTTAGAGATAAAGATGAAGAATTATATTTTAATAATACAAAATATGAAAAAGAGTTGTCAAAGGATAATTGGAAATTCATAGACGAAATATTTGATGGAATATGA
- a CDS encoding site-specific DNA-methyltransferase gives MEGDNLHSLKILEKTHRGKIDVIYIDPPYNTGNKDFIYDDNYVDKNDGYRHSKWLSFMNNRLKFAKKLLKNKGVIFISIDDNEQAQLKVLCDEVFGEQNFIATLSVENNPKGRKNSSFISGTNEYCHIYARNKDRASFVKNIPKDVKDLKLDENGNYVHNSGKRVLVGENKFNEIITNFYSDKHYTIYYNPISKEAIFKKEKNLANEDISLKKEGYERYYSFNDEKFVENTYTLNKIKELFYDKKLEFKNGKIYEKNMNNTVRMKSLLVNKEYMAIVNNEKVKFKIDLKTTSAKQMLANILGHEKFDYPKNLSYIKLLISLIENKSSIILDFFAGSGTTGHAVAQLNKEDGGNRKYILCTNNENNICEEVTYKRLKNIQKELPHNLKYLKTDYIPKRSKDEDDLSIRKKVEKNIKELIELENHIEIDNQKYIIAESEEKMEEDINRIEKNGILFLPPGIFLSRIEQRKLDEKNIKLVNIPEYYFINELREAGEI, from the coding sequence ATAGAAGGAGACAACCTTCATTCTTTAAAAATATTAGAGAAAACACATAGAGGGAAAATAGATGTTATTTATATAGATCCTCCTTATAATACAGGAAATAAAGATTTTATTTATGACGATAATTATGTTGATAAAAACGATGGATATAGACATTCAAAATGGCTTTCGTTTATGAATAATAGATTGAAGTTTGCCAAAAAATTGTTAAAAAATAAAGGTGTTATTTTTATTTCAATTGATGATAATGAACAAGCTCAATTAAAAGTGTTATGCGATGAAGTATTCGGAGAGCAAAATTTTATTGCAACTCTTTCTGTGGAGAATAATCCTAAAGGAAGAAAAAATTCATCATTTATTTCGGGAACAAACGAGTATTGTCATATTTATGCAAGAAATAAAGACAGGGCTAGTTTCGTTAAAAATATTCCTAAAGATGTGAAAGATTTGAAATTAGATGAAAATGGAAATTATGTTCATAATAGTGGTAAACGAGTGTTAGTAGGAGAAAATAAATTTAACGAAATTATAACAAATTTTTATTCAGATAAACATTATACAATTTATTATAATCCTATAAGTAAAGAGGCTATATTCAAAAAAGAAAAAAACTTAGCAAATGAAGATATTTCTTTAAAAAAAGAAGGATATGAACGTTATTATTCATTTAATGATGAAAAGTTTGTTGAAAATACATATACTTTGAATAAAATTAAAGAGTTATTTTATGATAAAAAATTAGAATTTAAAAATGGTAAGATCTATGAAAAAAATATGAATAATACCGTCAGAATGAAGAGTTTGTTAGTGAACAAAGAATATATGGCTATTGTAAATAATGAAAAAGTTAAATTTAAAATTGATTTAAAGACAACTTCTGCTAAACAAATGTTAGCTAATATTTTAGGTCACGAAAAATTTGATTATCCTAAAAATTTATCATATATAAAATTATTAATAAGTTTAATAGAAAATAAATCTTCAATCATTCTTGATTTCTTCGCAGGTTCAGGAACAACAGGACATGCAGTAGCACAGTTAAATAAAGAAGATGGCGGAAATAGGAAATATATTTTATGTACAAATAATGAAAATAATATTTGTGAAGAAGTTACTTATAAAAGATTGAAAAATATTCAAAAAGAGCTTCCCCATAATTTAAAATATTTAAAAACCGATTATATACCTAAAAGAAGTAAAGATGAAGATGATTTAAGTATTAGAAAAAAAGTTGAAAAAAATATAAAAGAATTGATTGAGCTGGAAAATCATATAGAAATAGATAATCAAAAATATATTATTGCAGAATCAGAAGAAAAAATGGAAGAAGACATAAATAGAATAGAAAAAAATGGAATTTTATTCTTGCCTCCTGGAATATTCTTATCAAGGATAGAACAGAGAAAATTGGATGAAAAAAATATAAAGCTGGTTAATATTCCAGAATATTATTTTATAAATGAACTAAGAGAGGCAGGAGAAATATAA
- a CDS encoding MATE family efflux transporter translates to MKKFNFSVDLINDNILKSLLIFSIPILVSNIFQQLYNMADIAIVGHTLGDNSLAAIGASAAIFELIFGFALGIGNGLSMVTARNYGANNKNLLKKSVAGSIVIGIWITVGVMILSRFILMPLLKILHTPENIINEAFEYINIITMFIGVTFSYNLSSGLLRAIGNSFMSLVFLVIASILNIFLDIYFITSLKMGIGGAAVATVIAQAISVILSIIYIYVKEPILIPRKKHFRFDKKLYKELLGQGLSMGFMIVIVLMGTLILQYAINGFGYLIIAGHTSARKLMGFCNIPLTTIALALATFVSQNKGANKVDRIRKGVFYANMMDIIFAIGITIFVYLFSKNMIHLMSGSESEIVLHNGSTYLKIASPFFTILGILFNLRYALQALGEKLIPLVSSVIEFFGKIIFVIFIVPKLGYFGVMICEPLIWIVMVGQLGIAFYGNEYVRGLKNN, encoded by the coding sequence ATGAAAAAATTTAATTTTTCGGTTGATTTGATAAATGATAATATTTTGAAGTCGCTTCTGATTTTTTCGATACCGATACTTGTGTCGAATATTTTTCAGCAGCTTTACAATATGGCGGATATTGCTATTGTGGGGCATACTTTGGGAGATAACTCGCTTGCGGCCATTGGGGCTTCGGCTGCTATTTTTGAACTGATTTTTGGATTTGCGTTAGGAATTGGAAATGGGCTTAGTATGGTTACGGCTAGAAATTATGGGGCGAATAATAAGAATCTTTTGAAAAAGTCTGTGGCTGGCTCGATTGTTATTGGAATTTGGATTACTGTGGGAGTAATGATTTTATCACGGTTTATTCTTATGCCATTGCTAAAAATATTACATACACCTGAAAATATTATAAATGAAGCATTTGAGTACATAAATATAATAACAATGTTTATTGGTGTAACTTTTTCCTACAATTTATCGTCAGGACTTTTACGTGCAATTGGAAACAGCTTTATGTCGCTCGTATTTTTGGTAATTGCTTCAATTTTAAATATTTTCCTTGATATTTATTTCATAACTTCCCTTAAAATGGGAATTGGAGGAGCTGCGGTTGCAACAGTTATTGCACAGGCAATTTCAGTTATCTTAAGTATTATCTACATTTACGTAAAAGAGCCAATTTTAATACCTAGAAAAAAACATTTCAGATTTGATAAAAAATTGTACAAGGAACTACTTGGACAGGGACTTTCTATGGGATTTATGATTGTGATTGTACTTATGGGAACGCTTATTTTACAGTATGCGATAAATGGGTTTGGATATTTGATTATCGCTGGACATACTTCGGCAAGAAAACTTATGGGATTTTGCAACATTCCGCTAACTACAATAGCACTCGCACTTGCAACTTTCGTTTCCCAAAATAAAGGTGCAAATAAAGTAGATAGAATCCGAAAAGGCGTATTTTACGCTAATATGATGGATATAATTTTTGCAATCGGAATCACAATTTTTGTATATTTATTTTCCAAAAACATGATTCACCTGATGTCAGGCTCCGAATCTGAAATCGTTCTCCACAACGGCTCAACCTACCTAAAAATCGCCTCTCCATTTTTCACAATACTAGGAATTCTCTTTAACTTGCGATACGCTTTACAGGCTCTTGGAGAGAAATTAATCCCTCTTGTTTCCAGCGTAATAGAATTTTTCGGGAAAATAATCTTCGTAATTTTTATTGTGCCAAAATTGGGTTATTTTGGTGTAATGATTTGCGAGCCACTGATTTGGATTGTGATGGTGGGGCAACTGGGAATTGCGTTTTATGGGAATGAGTATGTGAGGGGTTTAAAAAATAATTGA
- a CDS encoding RluA family pseudouridine synthase yields MKKFRIEKEHQRMKISQYLREVQNYSGRSLRNVEVFLNGKQVRLTKKLPSHGNLRVVEKKKGTDIKPIKLPLDIIFEDEDILVVNKEPFLLTHPTQKKADFTLANGIVNHFLEKYGEVRVPRFYNRLDMNTSGLIIIAKNSFAQAFLQNFSIFDKKYLAIVNGIIDNKEIARINEELAKDGEKHKIQDLEKENLKPEIEKVNFGEMKKYDEMEKIENNLTFENKDNKIEENTDFNSKKENNNLNLKNKSNFENINFTINENIDFNSKNAKDNLNLKNKNDFNNEILEKNGINKIVIERRIFRDGDNLERIIDGRGQYAKTAVKVLKTYPEKNVTLVECELFTGRTHQIRVHLKSIGHTIVGDELYGNGLNKELGINRQFLHAYKVKFTHPASKKEVELEIPIFSDMKEFLEK; encoded by the coding sequence ATGAAAAAATTTAGAATTGAAAAGGAACATCAGAGGATGAAAATCTCGCAGTATTTGCGGGAAGTGCAGAATTATTCGGGGAGAAGTTTGAGAAATGTGGAAGTTTTTTTGAATGGAAAGCAGGTAAGATTAACTAAGAAATTGCCGTCACACGGAAATTTGAGAGTTGTTGAGAAGAAAAAGGGGACGGACATTAAGCCGATTAAACTGCCACTTGATATTATTTTTGAAGATGAAGATATTTTGGTTGTGAATAAAGAGCCATTTTTGCTGACACATCCGACACAGAAAAAAGCTGATTTTACACTTGCAAACGGAATTGTAAATCATTTTTTGGAAAAATATGGTGAAGTTCGAGTGCCACGATTTTACAACAGGCTCGATATGAATACATCTGGGCTGATTATTATTGCCAAAAACAGTTTTGCACAGGCATTTTTACAAAATTTTTCGATTTTTGACAAAAAATATCTGGCGATTGTGAATGGAATTATTGATAATAAGGAAATTGCTAGAATCAATGAAGAACTTGCAAAAGATGGGGAAAAACATAAGATTCAGGATTTGGAAAAGGAAAATTTGAAACCTGAAATTGAAAAAGTTAATTTTGGAGAAATGAAAAAATACGATGAAATGGAAAAAATAGAAAACAATTTAACTTTTGAAAATAAAGATAATAAAATTGAAGAAAATACAGATTTTAACAGTAAAAAAGAAAATAATAATTTAAATCTGAAAAATAAAAGTAATTTTGAAAATATAAATTTTACAATAAATGAAAATATAGATTTTAACAGCAAAAATGCAAAAGATAATTTAAATTTGAAAAATAAAAATGATTTTAATAATGAAATTTTGGAAAAAAATGGAATAAATAAAATAGTTATTGAAAGACGGATTTTTCGGGATGGAGATAATTTGGAAAGGATAATTGATGGGCGGGGGCAATACGCAAAAACGGCTGTAAAAGTCTTGAAAACTTACCCTGAAAAAAATGTGACATTAGTAGAATGTGAACTGTTTACTGGGCGGACTCATCAAATTCGAGTTCACCTAAAATCCATCGGACACACAATCGTAGGAGACGAACTTTACGGAAATGGCTTAAACAAAGAACTTGGAATAAATAGACAATTTTTGCATGCTTATAAGGTAAAATTTACACATCCTGCAAGCAAAAAGGAAGTTGAACTGGAAATACCAATTTTTTCGGATATGAAAGAATTTTTGGAAAAATAG
- a CDS encoding thiamine diphosphokinase, producing MEKKYVIFLNGEYKYSQEFMDKLISENVVCFCADGGANFAFKYGKMPEVIVGDLDSIEKKVLKYYKSKNILIKKFPKDKDFTDFELILKEINKISENKNFVEKIFVVGGIGKRIDMTLSNLFIMEKYKNLVFLQENEEIFYVEKSFVLKNKKEYEFSIIPISEKVEKLTLKGFKFETDKIDVKRESSRLVSNVICGDEASVEFENGKLIIILKNNNKNI from the coding sequence ATGGAGAAAAAATATGTGATTTTTTTGAATGGGGAATATAAATATTCGCAGGAATTTATGGATAAACTTATCTCAGAAAATGTAGTTTGCTTTTGTGCGGATGGAGGAGCGAATTTTGCCTTTAAATATGGAAAAATGCCAGAAGTGATTGTTGGGGATTTGGATTCGATTGAGAAAAAAGTTTTGAAATATTATAAAAGTAAGAATATTTTGATAAAAAAATTCCCGAAAGACAAGGATTTTACAGATTTTGAACTGATTTTGAAAGAAATTAATAAAATTTCGGAAAATAAGAATTTTGTTGAGAAAATATTTGTTGTTGGTGGGATTGGGAAACGAATTGACATGACTTTGAGCAACTTATTCATAATGGAAAAGTATAAAAATCTCGTTTTTTTGCAGGAAAATGAAGAAATTTTTTATGTAGAAAAATCTTTTGTCCTAAAAAATAAAAAAGAATATGAATTTTCAATCATTCCAATTAGTGAAAAAGTTGAAAAATTAACCTTGAAGGGCTTTAAATTTGAAACAGATAAAATTGATGTGAAAAGGGAAAGTTCCAGACTTGTGAGCAATGTAATCTGCGGAGATGAGGCAAGTGTGGAATTTGAAAATGGGAAACTGATAATTATTTTGAAAAATAATAATAAAAATATTTAA
- a CDS encoding HRDC domain-containing protein gives MLKIVTLPFDEKMQEFEQEKLEKVLKDVQIVKYQAELVKIEEKYYWTAFVECEKADKFNKNSEKDNFTQVVKEFKDANPNYMEYLTEDEMELYKILKEWRAGEAQLLGYPPYIIASNQLLANIAKTNPKNMEELSQLKGMGKRKIRDYGEEILLILENFYDMIKPL, from the coding sequence GTGTTAAAAATAGTAACATTGCCATTTGATGAGAAAATGCAGGAATTTGAGCAGGAAAAGCTGGAAAAAGTGTTAAAAGATGTTCAAATTGTGAAATATCAGGCTGAATTGGTGAAAATTGAGGAGAAATATTACTGGACGGCTTTTGTTGAATGTGAAAAAGCAGATAAATTTAATAAAAATTCTGAAAAAGATAATTTTACACAAGTTGTAAAAGAATTTAAAGATGCTAACCCAAATTATATGGAATATTTGACGGAAGATGAAATGGAACTGTACAAGATATTAAAGGAATGGCGGGCAGGAGAAGCACAACTTTTGGGCTATCCACCCTATATTATTGCTTCAAACCAGCTTTTGGCGAATATTGCAAAAACCAATCCTAAAAATATGGAAGAACTTTCCCAGTTAAAGGGAATGGGGAAGCGTAAAATCAGGGATTACGGAGAAGAAATTTTACTGATTTTGGAAAATTTTTATGATATGATTAAACCACTTTGA